The genomic stretch CTTCGGTCAATCCGAGCTCGGGAAACTGCTCTTCCATTATATGAAGAAGGTTGCGGGCCCCACCGAGGTACAGCGACGTGAATGAGGCGGCGACTGTTAGGTTTCCGGTCGACGGAGAGTTGGTAGGGTTTAGGAAGAGTCTGAGGAGGAGATTCTCGTCGACCTTGTCGGCAATGTGTTGCCATTTATCGACTAGCTCCGTCGCGTTTTCCTCCAGCGTCCGTGTCACGTTGAAGACGGTGACGGTTTCCGGCACGGTGACTAACGTCACCGTGAAATCTAACACGATCCCGAAGCTCGTGCCTCCGCCGCCTCTGATTGCCCAGAACAGATCCTCTCCCATGCTTTTTTTGTTTAGGATTTGGCCATCTGCGTTGATGAGGGTAGCGTCGATTATGTGGTCGGCGGCGATGGAGTGTTTCCGTGAGATCATGCCGTAGCCGCCGCCGCTGAAGTGGCCGCCGATTCCGACGGTGGGGCAGACGCCGGCGGGGAAAGCGAGGGTTTTGCTTCTCCGGGAGATCGTGTAGTAGAGCTGGCCGATGGTTGCGCCGACCTCCACGCGCGCGGTTTTCGCCTTCTCGTCGATTGAAACCGATCGGAAGTTTCTCATGTCGACGATGACGAAGGGAGCCGACGCGGAGGCATAGGAGAGGCCTTCGTAGTCGTGGCCGCCGCTCTTGACTCTGATCTGGAGGTTGAGAACACGGGAGCAGTGGATGGAGGCTTGGATTTCCGACACGCGGTGTGGGGTGACGATGAGGTCCGGCCGCCGCGGGAGGGCGGAGGCTGGGCGGAGATTTTGTGAGAGTAGGAGAGAGGCGTAGGTTGCGTTTTGAGGGGTGTAGATTGTGTCGGTAGCGGAGTTTGAGCGTTGGAATTGATCGGTTAGGCATTCGAGGAAATCGTCGTACCCATGGTTGTTGGAAGAGGAGGCTCCGAAGAGATGGAGGTTTGTGGAAATTAAGAAGAGAAGAAATGTGAGAGTGTGAAGAGACGCCATTTTGTGGTTGTTAGTTTTGTTTGTTGGTCTTCTATTTATAGAAATGCCTCGAGATTTAGGTGTTGAAATGTATGTTGCGTCTCCAAACTCGTGTTCATATTGCTCTATTTGCCCCCGAAATAAACACTCATTTTgacttttactattttggttAAATAAGTTTTGCGTATGTATTGCactaatttattttagttacactttactagtattataaattaGTGAAATTCACCTTTCATGactttttcaaaaatattaattttctcataatttttaaaaatggattTGTAAtcaaaatgatattttatttgatatgaGATGTGTAAGTAatagtagtaggagtactacTAGTTTATTTAAGATAAGAAGAGTGGACTAGTCTCTCTCCAACCATTAATAGAAAAATGAGTTCAGAGTTGAATAAATTATCCAAGTTAAGTTATCAATCAGATTTTTCGGAGATACTAATTTACAGATACTGCTCCAGCCAATCAATAATGCGTCGTTGAAGAATATATATAAATGCCGTGGGAAGAATATACATTTGCCTCTAAATAAAATAGAgtagtaatagtagtattaatgtAAAGTTGACCATAGAAGAAGCggtgaaatggacacaaaataatgaacaatcaaTCTAAGATAATTCCTGCCTCCCTTGTGtgtttttcacataaaaatgtCTTTTATTCCTCTCGCTCTCTTGGAAGATTTTTGCACTCCGCGCCACCAAGGACTCGAACCTGGCCTTTGGCCTCAATCATAAACCTCTCTACCGTGTAACCAACTCACACACACTATTCAACACTGTTCAGGTGTTCTTCTAATTAAACGATTTATTGTCAAtgatatactactccctccaatCCCACTACAAGTGATGAATTTCTTTTGAAggcgagatttaagaaaatgatatatattaagttaaagtggagagtggaaaaaagtaagagagataaagagatgataaagtaagaaagacagaataaagtaagagagagaaaaaagtaagagatgttgaagttttgtttttagctaaaaaagaaaattgattaCTTGTGGTGGAACAATTCAAATgaaaagttgatcacttgtggtAGGACAGAAGGAATATAATTCAGAGTTCAGAAACATATTCATGCAATACAAAAAAGTTATATTCTCCCTGTCCAAAAAAATAGTCCAATTTTACCATTTGAattatccataaaaaatagtcttattttaaaaaatattacatttCTCTCTAATACTTgcttactttttctctcaatTTTTCATGATTACccactttttaagttcatatGCACATATCATACTATCATACTATGAAATAGTACTTCAAAAATGAATAGTAAAAGTTTTGACATTTATATAAGTTTTTGTTATATCTCAACTAAAATCGGAATAA from Salvia splendens isolate huo1 chromosome 15, SspV2, whole genome shotgun sequence encodes the following:
- the LOC121768641 gene encoding berberine bridge enzyme-like 18, with product MASLHTLTFLLFLISTNLHLFGASSSNNHGYDDFLECLTDQFQRSNSATDTIYTPQNATYASLLLSQNLRPASALPRRPDLIVTPHRVSEIQASIHCSRVLNLQIRVKSGGHDYEGLSYASASAPFVIVDMRNFRSVSIDEKAKTARVEVGATIGQLYYTISRRSKTLAFPAGVCPTVGIGGHFSGGGYGMISRKHSIAADHIIDATLINADGQILNKKSMGEDLFWAIRGGGGTSFGIVLDFTVTLVTVPETVTVFNVTRTLEENATELVDKWQHIADKVDENLLLRLFLNPTNSPSTGNLTVAASFTSLYLGGARNLLHIMEEQFPELGLTEDDCMEMSWVESLLFFANVDDQTLDVLLDRTPAGGFGSSYFKGKSDYVSAPIPVTGLREIWNFLLQEEGSGLQFSPYGGVLNTYSDEETPFPHRRGNIFMIHYAVGWSNLNESEASIGWIRGLYGYMARHVTKNPRAAYFNYRDLDIGRNNIGNTSYDQASVWGLRYFKNNFRRLVRVKTKIDPSNFFRNEQSIPLLGS